The Rhodamnia argentea isolate NSW1041297 chromosome 10, ASM2092103v1, whole genome shotgun sequence sequence GCACAGCAAGATTGCTATTGGCTATGACCGAGTCGGCAGCGTCAAAAAAAGAGTTAAATTCCAGACTCTTGTTGATAGTTGAGTCTTAGGGAATTCTCTTGTTGCACTGTATTTAGCGTCAATTCTACCGTTTGTCTATGCAATAAGCTGGGTAAAATTGTGGCAGAGCCGCAAAATCTGGGGTTCTCACCCTTATAGTCTACCTGGGCCTTGTTGAAGTTGTGATTCCAGAATCTGTCAGACCCGGTTCTATTGATTCTGTACTGGCAATAGGAGTaggaaaatttgattaactacCTTAAGCTCCTTGTTGCCAATGATTCTACAAAGGTGTTTCGAGTGCATCAAAAGGTCCATCCAGGTTTGTGCTCTGCTTTATGTTATTTCCATTCCTATCTTGACTTTGATTACTGTGGGACTTGTTGCCTCTATGCATGGAAGTAGATTAGTTGGATGGTATTTGTTACTTGACGATAATGTTCGTGGATTAGTTGCTGTAAGCTCATAACAGATGCACAACAGTAAGTTCATCTGCGTCTGATCAGATTCTTACTgtattttatgttttctttggtAATTTAGAATAGGGTAATATATTAAGAGCTCCTGCATTGCCATAACATAGAGTTGAAATGTTGCAAGTACTATTGCTTGAATCCTTCCATCCGATTGGTCCAATCTTACTTTGGATTTTACCAAAAGATTCAATAGCTATCCTGTCATATTAGAAAGGGCACGGTATAGTTTCATATTTTCAGTTATACTAGCCAATTTTGAGATATGTTTCTGAGCTAATTAGGACAGGACTAACAAACAACAGTGTTTATATTCTGGTACTATTCCTGTAGCTCCTTCAACTCCCAGCGGTTACTTGAGCTAGTTCTGTATATTTTTAACACAATTCGAGAGCTCTAGCGGAAGGAAATACCAAAGTAGGCACGTGTAATGTGAGACAAAAGTTTCTTCGTCTGTAATTTGAGGCTAAGGCAGTTGCATGAGTTGATTTATTTCTGATAATTTGTCCTTGATCCTGACGGTAATTGTTGTAAGTAGCTGTTATCAttctcttcgtcttcttcttcttcagttttCCTGTTGCAATTGTTGATATTCGGAGGTTTATGATTAGATAGCATTAgttcgattagatttttttcaaaTGGTTCTTGGGCATGTCAGATGagaattccctgattttcattgGAAAATCTGACGCTTCTGTTAGCCGTGTGCCAGCTTCAAGTGAAATTTTTGTGTTAGAGGTCAATAAGCCCAAGACCCATACGTTGATCCTTTTATATTTGTCCTTGGTCAGGAATTACGTTACTTTATGAATTTGATCAGCAATTTGTTTATacttaatttaatttcaatttggtTGTTTAGTTATCcagatcttcttcttcttcttttttgtgttatttTGTGTACCATTTGTATTGTCTTGTGGATGCATCTTGGTGGATgagaatgattatattttctgtCACGAGTTGCAATATAACTGTAAGAATGCTTGTTCTGGCGCAATTGCTCCTACCAACTGATTTGgcttaaattattttcaatcttGTAATTTCCCCCTTTTTATGCCCTTGAATTTGTTTTTTAAGTTTCATTTTCACAGTATCTACATGCATTTGCTAGTTGGCCTAACATTATCAACTCTTCCCAGTTTGTCGAAACTGTTATTTGTCGGACAAGAATataattattgaattttttggCCTTCCTAGAACATTTTCTTGTCTGCCATCCATGGATTGTGCTTCTGCCGGATTTTCGTTTATCATATATTACTAGTCACTTTCTCCTTGGTGATATTGCAAGTGAGTGGTTGGTGCTTCAAAAATCCGCAGGTCgtttgatggaaaaaattgaGTGCAAGAATTGGTTGCATAGAGCATTTGGTCAGTTTTTGTTCAACTCAAAGTATGAGCTACTGCTTCAGGTATGCAATAAGCATTCGCAGACTAATATACTTGTTGTGTTACTGCTCTAGGCTTTTTAACCTTTCTTGCTGATTAGGCTGGTGTCGTAGGCATATCTAACTTTTTGAGGCTCATCTATTTTTCTGGAACAGCAACGCTCTGCCACAAAGGCGACGTTCTCCCTTGTATGGACGAACACCTGCTGGAGCCACCCATTGTACCAGGAGTCTGAGCTTCTTGGTGAGAATGCCCCTGGTAATAGAGCATATTTTACGCACTCCGCTTTTCCTGTTATCTGCATGACTGCATCTTTCTCTTAGAAGTGGGGGACTATAATTCTATGAGGCTAATTAAGTCTGTACTTTGGCGTCATTTGCAATCATTTGATGGACAGGGGCGAGGAATGCTGCACAAAGGAAGCTCCTGGACGAGGTGGGCATTCCTGCTGAAGACGGGCCTGTTGATGAATTCATTCCTCTGGGTCGAATGCTGTGTAAGCCACCTTCTGATGAGAAGTGGGAGGGCGCGAACGTAATAACTTCTTACCTTATGACTCAAGCTCTCCTTTCCTTGGGAATTTTAGTTAGATTCCTATTGCTGGTTTAGAGTATCTTGACTTTGCTAAATAATTGACATCAGCTGTAATCCTTGCGGCGTTATTAAATAGTACGTCTTGGAAATCCAGTATTCTTCTGGCACTGTCAATATGCACCCAACTTACTTGGAACGAATGTGGGTGGAAAACCCTGCAAGAACGACTTTGATATTTCTTTCTTGGTGTCATCGGAGGCATCCCGATAAAGTTGACATTTTCAGTTCTTACCTATACtcttctagattttttttttttttaagtagttGTCAGATTTATGCGTTGGAATGTAGGACATGGGCTGATATGCTTCAAGTTTCTTATTCATGGTCATGGATGGCATGCCAAGAGTCCTGATGTTTATGTAATGTTGGAGTTGATTACGCGCTGTTCATCATTCGAGACGTGGAGGTTAATCCAAGCCCCTGATGAGGCTgcggatgtcgaggacgtgaaCCGGGAGCAGCTGAAGGAGCTGCTGAGGAAAGCCGACGCGGGCGAGGAGGGTCTGAAGCTGTCGTCCTGGTTCAGATTAGTGGTGGACATTTTGTTGTTCATGTTGAGAAGAGGGGACGCTGAAGTAAAGCGGCTGATATGAAAACCCTTCACAGGTTAACTTCGAGATTCGTGTTGAGCAGCAGTCTAGCGAGGACAGAGACTTGACTTCGTGCCAATTAGTCATGCTAATTTCATGAGTTAAGATTAAAGCATGAAATAATAATGCCTATTGCCAGGAAGTTGTTGGCGACAGGGACCTGTTTAGCGTGTCTAAATAGGAGGTCAACGATTAAAGGAACATCAACATCCCGTCAACGGGGTGGTGAACTTAATAAAGCGTGTCCTGAGTCCTGACCATTAAAAATTGGTTGCACTTTTAAAGGCCTCCTGGTTAGTGGTTAGTACCTAAATAGTATGTATATAAAAGAAGGAATGGAAGGATACGGTTGCAATAATAATGtggaaaaataattactttttaaCGTGATATTGTTTTTTAACGAGAGAGCGAAACAAGAAATCGACGCTGGATATGATGGTAATAACTATATATAATTTGATTGACGTTTATATTATTTCAAAAGTGTTTGTATTTTAAGTTTAAAATGCTTTTTAAGAATCAGGAGTTCGATAAAAACTGCTACATTTAGCATTTCGTTTGACCTATTTCACAACTGTCCTATGTCAATGTTATAAACACGCAGGATGCTAAGCTTTCTTAAAATTCGTTTTAGTATTTTGAAAGGCTTCCCTTCTTAATTAACCTTTGGCAATAGAATTTTGTAACTTATTTATATACTCGTTTATACGTTAAAATGAAAGTTACGCAATAATTTGTTACTCGAATAAAAAGTAGGATTCATGTCTTTTTTCGCAATATGGATATATAAACATGtttgaaagtaaaaataaaaataaaaacaaaagtaaggaaattttggtttttttaaataaaaaattaactaaaattcacaaaattgtaTATGTAATTATCAGATTATAATTACATTTTAGATGTTAATTGGCGGCGCGTGAAAATAATTCCCTCCCTCCTCCTACGCGCATAAATTCCCGTTCCTCttccttcatctctctctctctctctccccatttcctccccttctctctcctcccttctgACGCGGACGCCGGGCGCGTCAGGCACGCTTCCTCCTTTCTCGACTCGTCTTGGTTTATGAGGTAACCAGCCGACCGCCCCCTTCTTCGCTTCCATGTTCTCTGTGATTTCGCCTCTCGATTCCCCGGCGTAGCCGGCAGATCTGCTGTTGCTCGTGGGTCGGTCCGTGTCTCGGATGCTGAGATCTATGCCTTTCTTGCTACTTCACTCGTGCGTCGTGGGAGATTGTTATCGTGTTGGTGATGTGTCGATGATGATGGATGAATTTTCCCTTCAATGGTGTTACTGATTGCATCTGTCGATTGCCCACGACAGAGCaaggttaaatttttttcttttgcttgaaGTCTAGAGCATGGCAAAATGATCGCGTCACTTACTTTACATTTGGCTTGATAGATAGAGCCGAAGGAATATGTGGTGTACTTGTCGGTTTCCTATTGGAATCAGGACCTAGGAAATGGACTTCGTAGATACATAGATCGGGAGACGGATGGGTTTACATGtcttttttcgtggctattggTAGTGGCGACTGGCGAGGTTTCTGAAATTGTGATTGGCTTAAGCTATGGAAGTTAGTCTAGACAACATTTTCTCAATAAGATCAAATGGTCTTTTAAATTGTGATTGGCGCGATCTATTAGAATGAGCCTACCCAACATCTTCTCTGCTATTAACCACCC is a genomic window containing:
- the LOC125312575 gene encoding isopentenyl-diphosphate Delta-isomerase I-like, which codes for MSDENSLIFIGKSDASVSRVPASSRLMEKIECKNWLHRAFGQFLFNSKYELLLQQRSATKATFSLVWTNTCWSHPLYQESELLGENAPGARNAAQRKLLDEVGIPAEDGPVDEFIPLGRMLCKPPSDEKWEGANFLIHGHGWHAKSPDVYVMLELITRCSSFETWRLIQAPDEAADVEDVNREQLKELLRKADAGEEGLKLSSWFRLVVDILLFMLRRGDAEVKRLI